A genomic segment from Kyrpidia tusciae DSM 2912 encodes:
- the sufD gene encoding Fe-S cluster assembly protein SufD codes for MTVGQVIQIDRAAVERLAQERGEPAWLREWRLESWDRYTRLPMPKLERSDLGKRSFEEKWRMEADAGVALQSGNSTFGVAEDQLAGPDRAEAAATAVFSGSGRPRIHLQASLDDRGVYVADLSTAAREREEVVRRTLGSLVSPGENRWTALQSACWNAGLFVYVPKGVRVEAPVLISYRWEDPRNPIFPRVLAVVEEGASLTLVETWSGTELGQEGASTAVVDEYLVEANGELRVATLQDLPREVTGFLTRRGRTARDARLDWAIGEMGEAYLVAEYGTNLEGPGSRSEAKVVAVGTGRQHLDLTLHMVHRGRFTVSDILARGVALDRSDLVFRAVTGIEKGAVGTDGHQAEGLLLLSPKARANAIPMLLIDENDVKADHAASVGKINAEQMYYLMSRGIPEDEAKRLIVRGFLDPVIDRLPLADVKGWMERLVERKMAR; via the coding sequence ATGACGGTGGGACAGGTGATTCAGATCGACCGGGCCGCGGTGGAGCGGTTGGCCCAGGAGCGGGGAGAACCCGCGTGGCTGCGGGAGTGGAGGCTGGAGTCGTGGGACCGGTATACCCGGCTTCCGATGCCAAAGCTGGAACGCAGCGATCTCGGAAAGCGAAGTTTTGAGGAAAAGTGGCGGATGGAGGCCGACGCGGGCGTTGCTTTGCAGTCTGGGAATTCCACATTCGGTGTGGCGGAGGATCAGCTCGCCGGGCCGGACAGGGCGGAAGCGGCGGCAACGGCGGTGTTCTCCGGGTCCGGCCGTCCCCGTATCCATCTTCAGGCGTCCTTGGATGACCGCGGGGTATACGTGGCGGATTTGTCCACCGCCGCCCGGGAACGGGAAGAGGTGGTGCGCAGGACCTTGGGAAGCCTCGTATCCCCGGGAGAAAACCGCTGGACAGCCCTTCAGAGTGCTTGTTGGAACGCCGGGCTGTTCGTGTATGTCCCCAAAGGGGTGCGGGTTGAGGCGCCGGTCCTTATTTCGTATCGCTGGGAGGACCCGCGAAACCCGATATTCCCCCGGGTCCTGGCCGTGGTGGAAGAGGGGGCTTCCCTCACTCTCGTGGAGACGTGGTCGGGCACAGAGCTGGGGCAGGAGGGCGCCTCCACGGCGGTGGTGGATGAGTACCTCGTGGAGGCAAACGGCGAACTCCGGGTCGCCACGTTGCAAGATTTGCCCCGGGAGGTCACCGGATTTCTCACCCGGCGGGGGCGGACGGCCCGAGACGCCCGATTGGATTGGGCCATCGGGGAGATGGGGGAAGCTTATTTAGTAGCCGAGTACGGGACGAACCTGGAGGGCCCCGGCAGCCGGTCCGAGGCGAAGGTGGTGGCCGTGGGCACGGGCCGCCAACATCTCGACCTGACCCTTCACATGGTGCATCGGGGGCGGTTTACGGTGAGCGATATTCTGGCCCGGGGGGTGGCCCTGGATCGCTCAGACCTGGTGTTCCGGGCGGTGACAGGCATCGAGAAAGGGGCGGTGGGCACCGACGGCCACCAGGCCGAGGGATTGCTCTTGCTCAGCCCCAAGGCCCGGGCGAACGCCATTCCCATGTTGCTGATCGACGAGAACGACGTCAAGGCGGATCACGCCGCCAGCGTCGGGAAGATCAATGCCGAGCAGATGTACTATTTGATGTCCAGGGGAATTCCCGAGGATGAGGCGAAACGGCTCATCGTTCGAGGGTTTTTGGATCCGGTGATCGACCGCTTGCCTCTGGCTGACGTGAAGGGCTGGATGGAACGTCTGGTGGAGAGGAAGATGGCCCGATGA
- the sufC gene encoding Fe-S cluster assembly ATPase SufC, with product MANQPWLKVEQLHVSVEGTEILKGVDLEVRGGEVHAIMGPNGTGKSTLASALMGHPKYEVTQGRAWLDGEDLLAMKVDERARKGLFLAMQYPSEVPGVSNANFLRLALNARRGEGNEIPVLRFHRELQKQMAALEMDPSFAERYLNEGFSGGEKKRNEILQMAMLKPRIAILDEIDSGLDIDALKIVAKGVNDLRGPELGVLIITHYQRLLQYIVPDRVHVMMQGRIVRSGGRELAEELEAKGYDWLKQELGIEDHTVASQS from the coding sequence ATGGCCAATCAGCCGTGGTTGAAAGTTGAACAACTGCACGTCTCTGTGGAGGGCACGGAGATTCTCAAGGGTGTGGACCTGGAAGTGCGCGGGGGTGAAGTGCATGCCATCATGGGGCCAAACGGCACCGGCAAAAGCACCTTGGCCTCGGCACTGATGGGCCATCCAAAATATGAAGTCACCCAAGGGCGGGCATGGCTGGACGGTGAAGACCTCCTGGCGATGAAAGTTGACGAACGAGCCCGAAAGGGACTGTTCCTCGCGATGCAATACCCCAGCGAGGTTCCGGGGGTGAGCAACGCGAATTTTCTCCGTTTGGCGCTCAACGCCCGAAGAGGTGAGGGGAACGAAATCCCGGTGCTCCGTTTTCACCGGGAACTGCAGAAACAGATGGCCGCTCTGGAGATGGATCCCTCCTTCGCAGAACGTTATTTAAACGAAGGGTTCTCCGGAGGCGAGAAGAAGCGGAACGAGATTCTTCAGATGGCGATGTTGAAGCCCCGAATCGCGATTCTCGATGAAATCGACTCGGGCTTGGACATCGACGCCTTGAAGATCGTGGCGAAAGGGGTCAACGACTTGCGGGGTCCCGAGCTCGGCGTGTTGATCATCACCCATTACCAGCGCCTGTTGCAATACATTGTCCCCGACCGGGTCCACGTGATGATGCAAGGGCGGATCGTCCGCTCGGGCGGCCGCGAGCTCGCTGAAGAATTAGAAGCCAAAGGATACGATTGGCTCAAACAGGAGCTCGGCATCGAGGACCACACGGTGGCGTCTCAGTCGTGA
- a CDS encoding response regulator: protein MAGGARIVIVDDEPQIRKFLRVSLRAHGYETLEAETGEDGLRQVTAGKPDLVILDLGLPDMRGADVLRAIREWSSVPVIILSVQEQEEEKIRALDAGADDYITKPFGMGELLARIRVALRHSAKASGDPVIKLGTLRIDLGTREVTVGGQAVKLTPTEYELLKALASHPGRVMTHRQLLKAVWGSGYEQDIHSLRVYIGQLRRKIEEDPARPRWIVTEPGVGYRLRLPHEETSVEE from the coding sequence ATGGCCGGAGGGGCCCGGATTGTCATCGTGGACGACGAGCCGCAGATCCGTAAATTCCTTCGGGTTTCTCTGCGGGCCCATGGCTACGAGACCCTTGAGGCGGAAACCGGCGAGGATGGACTGCGCCAGGTGACCGCTGGCAAGCCGGACTTGGTGATTTTGGACTTGGGGCTGCCGGATATGCGGGGAGCGGACGTTCTACGGGCGATTCGGGAGTGGTCGTCGGTTCCGGTGATCATCTTGTCCGTGCAGGAGCAGGAAGAAGAGAAGATCCGAGCGTTGGACGCCGGGGCGGACGATTATATCACAAAACCTTTCGGCATGGGCGAACTGCTCGCTCGGATCCGGGTGGCGCTGCGCCATTCGGCCAAGGCCAGCGGGGACCCGGTTATCAAATTGGGCACTCTGAGGATCGATCTCGGGACCCGGGAAGTGACTGTCGGGGGGCAGGCGGTAAAACTCACCCCTACCGAGTATGAACTGCTGAAAGCTTTGGCTTCCCACCCCGGTCGGGTGATGACCCACCGCCAACTGTTGAAGGCGGTATGGGGATCGGGCTATGAACAGGATATTCACTCCCTGCGGGTGTACATCGGCCAGTTGCGGCGCAAAATCGAAGAAGATCCGGCGCGTCCCCGGTGGATCGTTACCGAGCCCGGGGTGGGGTATCGTCTGCGCTTGCCTCACGAGGAGACATCGGTGGAAGAGTGA
- a CDS encoding sensor histidine kinase, with protein MTKDERIPPRRDPDALLADLREEARRGKLTVFLGATAGVGKTYAMLESAHERLRQGVDVVVGWVETHGRPETEALLQGLPVVPPKTLTYKNRTFQEMDLEGILARRPSLVLVDELAHTNIPGSRHAKRYLDVEELLAAGFDVFTTVNIQHLESLNDVVARITGVTVKETVPDRVLETAYQVQLVDVPPDELLQRLREGKVYVPEVARQAARSFFRPGNVQALRELALRYTAQKVDRQVEDYMRAHAIDGPWPAGERVMVCISPSPFSAQLIRVGRRMAAGLKAPWLVAYVESPSKPPGDAERIRVSKYLRLAEELGAETAVMTADRVAEELVKLAKRRNVTQIIIGKPLHSRLEDWLRGSLVDQVIRGSEGVRIHVIPGKPGKTAMVATRRWPRRRTAAKSRPWGQYGIALGMVIVWTVVLYLVEPVLGLVNVALLYLFPVLFSAVRWSLGPAAVAAVAGVLAFDYFFVPPTFSFTVADLRYALTFAVFLSVAVLTGRLATGLRQQIRTIQRRETQTAALYALSRQMTAVSDLNAIAESIVVHVAESVDGEVALFLPDETGHLAVRRSTGSGAWLTGAQELATAQWVFHRGEPAGRGTQTLAEAEALYLPLRFERRVLGVLAVRPGNPGDIGEIPSEQRELLHAFAGLAAAAIARVRLAEQAKVAEVAAESERLRTALLNSITHDLRTPLASVIGSVTSLLEGDEIFDPKDRRELLMTIYQGALRMNRLIANLLDMARIESGMMQLHKKWCDLEDVVGVALAQSEEWLHNREVHLNIPREMPMVLADDVLLERVMANLLGNAVKFSPPGSPIEVAAEVEDGAVEVSVTNRGAPIPEEELEKVFEKFYRAPGAHVQPGTGLGLAISKAIVEAHGGSIWAENIPGGVRVAFRLPADRPPELARREET; from the coding sequence ATGACAAAGGATGAGAGGATCCCGCCCCGGCGCGATCCGGATGCCCTCCTGGCTGACCTGCGGGAAGAGGCCAGGCGGGGGAAGTTGACAGTGTTTCTTGGCGCCACGGCCGGTGTTGGGAAGACCTACGCGATGCTCGAAAGCGCTCACGAGCGGCTCCGTCAGGGCGTGGATGTGGTGGTGGGCTGGGTGGAAACCCACGGGAGACCGGAGACCGAGGCGCTGCTTCAAGGTCTCCCGGTGGTGCCCCCGAAGACACTGACCTACAAGAACCGGACCTTCCAAGAGATGGACTTGGAAGGGATCTTGGCGCGGCGCCCCAGCCTGGTCCTGGTGGACGAGTTGGCTCATACGAACATTCCGGGCTCGCGCCATGCCAAACGGTATTTGGATGTCGAAGAGCTTTTGGCTGCGGGCTTCGATGTCTTCACTACGGTGAACATTCAACACCTGGAAAGCCTCAACGACGTGGTGGCAAGAATCACCGGGGTCACGGTCAAAGAGACTGTTCCAGACCGCGTGTTGGAAACGGCCTATCAGGTCCAATTGGTGGATGTGCCTCCGGACGAACTGTTGCAGCGACTTCGGGAAGGGAAAGTCTACGTTCCTGAGGTCGCCCGCCAGGCAGCCCGGTCGTTTTTTCGCCCGGGGAACGTTCAAGCCCTTCGGGAACTGGCTCTAAGGTACACCGCCCAGAAGGTCGACCGCCAGGTCGAGGACTATATGCGCGCTCACGCCATCGACGGTCCTTGGCCGGCGGGGGAGCGAGTGATGGTTTGTATCAGCCCGAGCCCCTTCTCGGCTCAGCTTATCCGGGTGGGCCGAAGGATGGCGGCGGGTCTGAAAGCGCCGTGGTTGGTGGCCTACGTGGAATCCCCCAGCAAGCCGCCCGGTGACGCGGAACGGATTCGCGTATCGAAGTACCTTCGCCTCGCCGAGGAATTGGGAGCGGAGACGGCGGTGATGACCGCGGATCGGGTGGCCGAAGAGCTGGTAAAACTGGCCAAGCGGCGCAATGTGACGCAAATCATCATTGGCAAGCCGCTCCATTCCCGATTGGAGGACTGGCTTCGCGGATCCCTGGTGGATCAGGTGATCCGCGGCAGTGAGGGGGTTCGCATTCACGTCATCCCCGGTAAACCGGGAAAGACGGCCATGGTGGCCACCCGCCGATGGCCCCGGCGGAGGACCGCGGCAAAGTCCCGGCCTTGGGGTCAGTACGGAATCGCCCTGGGTATGGTGATCGTATGGACGGTGGTTTTATATCTGGTTGAGCCCGTCCTCGGTCTGGTGAACGTGGCCCTCCTGTACCTGTTTCCGGTCCTTTTCAGCGCGGTGCGGTGGTCACTTGGCCCGGCCGCCGTCGCCGCGGTGGCCGGGGTGCTGGCTTTTGATTATTTCTTTGTGCCGCCGACCTTCAGTTTTACCGTGGCGGATCTTCGATACGCCTTGACCTTTGCAGTGTTTCTCTCTGTGGCCGTCCTCACCGGTCGGTTGGCAACCGGGCTTCGTCAGCAGATTCGGACGATTCAACGCCGGGAAACCCAGACCGCGGCGTTATACGCCCTGAGCCGCCAAATGACCGCGGTGAGCGACCTGAATGCGATTGCCGAGAGTATTGTGGTGCATGTGGCGGAATCGGTGGATGGCGAGGTCGCACTGTTTTTGCCCGACGAGACGGGACATTTGGCGGTCCGGAGGTCGACGGGCTCAGGGGCCTGGCTGACAGGGGCCCAGGAGTTGGCCACAGCCCAGTGGGTGTTCCATCGGGGCGAGCCCGCGGGGCGGGGGACCCAGACCTTGGCGGAGGCCGAGGCGCTCTATCTCCCGTTGCGGTTTGAACGCCGCGTCCTCGGCGTGTTGGCCGTGCGCCCCGGCAACCCCGGGGATATCGGGGAGATTCCCTCGGAGCAGCGGGAGTTGCTCCACGCCTTTGCCGGCTTGGCGGCGGCGGCAATCGCCCGGGTGCGCCTGGCGGAACAGGCGAAAGTGGCCGAAGTGGCTGCAGAATCGGAGCGCCTTCGCACGGCGCTGTTGAATTCGATCACCCACGATTTGCGCACCCCTCTCGCCTCGGTGATCGGATCGGTCACCAGCCTTCTTGAAGGCGACGAAATTTTTGACCCGAAAGATCGCCGGGAACTGTTGATGACGATTTATCAGGGCGCCCTGCGGATGAATCGCCTCATTGCCAATCTCCTGGACATGGCCCGGATTGAGAGCGGGATGATGCAACTCCACAAAAAATGGTGCGATCTGGAGGACGTGGTTGGGGTAGCCCTTGCTCAATCGGAAGAATGGCTGCACAACCGGGAAGTGCACCTGAACATCCCCCGGGAGATGCCGATGGTTCTCGCGGATGACGTATTGCTTGAGCGGGTGATGGCGAATCTTCTCGGCAACGCGGTAAAATTCTCGCCGCCCGGCAGCCCCATCGAAGTGGCGGCGGAGGTGGAAGATGGCGCGGTCGAGGTGTCCGTGACGAACCGGGGGGCCCCCATTCCGGAAGAAGAGTTGGAGAAGGTGTTTGAAAAATTTTATCGCGCCCCCGGGGCCCACGTGCAACCCGGTACCGGACTGGGTCTTGCGATCTCCAAGGCCATCGTCGAGGCGCACGGGGGCTCGATTTGGGCGGAAAATATCCCTGGGGGCGTTCGGGTGGCATTTCGCCTTCCTGCGGATCGCCCACCCGAGCTGGCGAGAAGGGAGGAGACATAA
- a CDS encoding metal-sulfur cluster assembly factor translates to MATVDEVREVLTEVYDPELQIDIVNLGMVYDIQVNGGDVHVTMTLTAMGCPIFDLLKRQIQERVSELDGVDNVDVELTFDPPWSPEKMSEEAKLAMRYMF, encoded by the coding sequence ATGGCAACGGTGGACGAAGTGCGAGAGGTCTTGACCGAGGTATACGATCCCGAGTTGCAGATCGACATTGTCAACTTGGGTATGGTCTATGATATCCAGGTGAACGGCGGGGACGTGCACGTCACCATGACCCTCACGGCCATGGGCTGCCCGATTTTTGATCTGTTGAAGCGACAGATCCAAGAAAGGGTTTCGGAGTTAGACGGCGTGGATAACGTGGACGTGGAGTTGACGTTCGATCCCCCCTGGTCTCCGGAAAAGATGTCGGAAGAAGCCAAGCTCGCCATGCGCTACATGTTCTGA